In one Silene latifolia isolate original U9 population chromosome 10, ASM4854445v1, whole genome shotgun sequence genomic region, the following are encoded:
- the LOC141607924 gene encoding uncharacterized protein LOC141607924, which yields MEGVDKRNKRRRIISEGRRKRQRVGNNPEEQIDNDEKGQPENKEKEYRYLGDAEYNCPSCGAIMWFDERIKNTSTRNNIRFNMCCRDGKVRLKGLKDAPDILRRLLTHEDKDSKDFRQLIRVYNSCYVFTSMGAKIDNSVNQRPGSYVFRVSGQVLHRMGTLLPEDGAQPSYAQLYVYDTASEISLREKAVARRQDSPTLDHDILTKLKDMLDEFNPLAKTFRMAKERIKGDENIRLSVKLLGTRKPNDRIYNSPTASEIAALIVHDNSTESRGKDIVVHHRSRGLQAISELHPSYMALQYPLLFPYGEDSYHTGITYYVPDGTRKKGKREYVTMREYYAYRIQQREVGGGLLLYCGRLFQQFLVDCCCAIESERLWFIRNNQDKFRCDVLNNVYDAITQGDTMGITIGQRIYLPPSFTGSPRYMQQNYQDAMAICRWYGNPHLFLTFTANPRWPEVEAALTLMGG from the exons atggAAGGGGTAGATAAGAGGAACAAACGTAGGAGGATCATCTCAGAAGGCAGGAGGAAGAGGCAAAGAGTAGGTAACAATCCTGAAGAACAGATAGACAATGACGAAAAAGGGCAACCAG AGAACAAAGAAAAAGAGTATCGCTACCTAGGCGATGCTGAGTACAACTGCCCTTCATGTGGTGCCATTATGTGGTTCGATGAGAGAATAAAAAACACAAGCACACGGAACAACATAAGGTTCAACATGTGTTGTAGAGATGGTAAGGTTCGTTTGAAGGGACTAAAGGATGCACCCGATATCTTAAGAAGGCTACTAACCCATGAAGATAAGGACTCAAAAGACTTCAGACAGTTAATTAGAGTATACAATTCCTGTTACGTATTCACTTCTATGGGTGCAAAGATTGACAACTCGGTTAACCAGAGGCCAGGTAGCTACGTCTTCCGGGTAAGCGGCCAGGTCCTCCACCGTATGGGAACGCTGCTTCCAGAAGATGGGGCCCAGCCATCATATGCACAACTATATGTCTACGATACCGCCTCAGAGATATCGCTAAGAGAAAAGGCCGTGGCCAGAAGACAGGACAGCCCTACCTTAGATCATGACATCCTAACAAAACTAAAGGACATGTTAGACGAATTTAACCCACTGGCAAAGACATTTCGTATGGCAAAAGAGAGAATAAAGGGAGACGAAAACATACGATTGTCAGTCAAATTGTTAGGTACAAGAAAGCCTAATGACAGAATATATAATTCTCCAACAGCGTCAGAGATCGCCGCACTCATTGTACACGATAATAGTACCGAGTCCAGAGGGAAGGACATAGTTGTACATCATAGATCGAGAGGGTTACAAGCAATTAGCGAGCTACATCCTTCCTATATGGCTCTCCAGTATCCGCTATTATTTCCCTATGGCGAAGATAGTTACCATACTGGAATAACATATTACGTACCAGATGGGACACGAAAAAAGGGCAAGAGGGAATACGTCACTATGAGAGAATACTATGCGTATCGGATACAACAGAGGGAGGTAGGAGGCGGTCTATTACTATATTGCGGTAGATTGTTCCAGCAATTTTTAGTAGATTGTTGTTGTGCGATCGAGTCAGAAAGACTCTGGTTTATTAGGAATAATCAAGACAAGTTCAGATGTGATGTTTTAAATAACGTATATGACGCCATTACACAAGGAGATACAATGGGGATAACTATTGGCCAGAGAATATATCTGCCTCCCTCATTTACTGGAAGCCCGAGATACATGCAACAAAACTACCAAGATGCAATGGCCATCTGTCGGTGGTACGGAAATCCTCACTTATTTCTAACATTCACTGCAAATCCAAGATGGCCAGAGGTCGAGGCAGCTCTGACCCTCATGGGTGGATAA